The Calditrichota bacterium genome segment TTAGCCCGCGGAACCAGTTCCGTCGGATAAGTCCCGATCCCCCTATGGTGGTAATAGATCTCATTGCAGGTAGTAACCGACTCCTTTGGTTGTAATGTCATGGTAGTTTGGCAGCCCGGTCAGGGCGATCCCGCCGGTCGGATTGAGGTCGTTCAAAGTCCGGCAAATAGCCTGAACCGCGCTGAGGTGCCGACCGACGCGGACCTCGAGCGGGATGCCTTCCTCGGGGAACGGAACCGCGAGTCGTCCGAGGCGCGCTGCACGCACATAGAGCGGATCGCGCGACTTGACGATGAGTGCATCGTCGGTCCGACCGCGCAGCCTTCCTTGAAGCGCGCCGGCCGATTCGAGCAGAATCACCCGCGCGGTCGTCGCATCGCCTAACTCGCGGTGGATGAGACCCCGAAAGTTGACCGGCGAAGGTTCAAGGCGGAATGAAATACCCTCCAACTCGAGATCGACCACCGCCAGCGCGGCAACGTCCATCGCCCGTTCGTGAGCCACGACGGCATCGATCACCGGGTATTCCGGAGCCGCCTCGTGTAAATCGATCACCAGATCGACTTTCTCGCGACGCACCACTTCGCTGATGGCAAAGGCGACCTGCTCGGTCCGCGTCCCGTTGGGGCGACCCGGCCAGGCGCGGTTGAGATTGCGCGTTTCGTTGCCGGAGAGGATCTGCCCCGATGGATGATGCCGGTAAATAACCGGATCGGGCCAGCCGTCGAGGACATTGGTAAATCTTGAGCCGACGCGGAACTCACGCAGCCGCCC includes the following:
- a CDS encoding succinylglutamate desuccinylase; amino-acid sequence: MGRPWLYLTLALIAAWSSSGEFLDQRREETLHPSFGLSTVKRLSQYHSPIAGTRLENELYFFEGREPGGTLLILGGTHPNEPAGYLAAVVMLENLAVQRGRVIVIPRANNAAFSATEPQEAYPGRFHLTNRRGRLREFRVGSRFTNVLDGWPDPVIYRHHPSGQILSGNETRNLNRAWPGRPNGTRTEQVAFAISEVVRREKVDLVIDLHEAAPEYPVIDAVVAHERAMDVAALAVVDLELEGISFRLEPSPVNFRGLIHRELGDATTARVILLESAGALQGRLRGRTDDALIVKSRDPLYVRAARLGRLAVPFPEEGIPLEVRVGRHLSAVQAICRTLNDLNPTGGIALTGLPNYHDITTKGVGYYLQ